In one Paenibacillus sp. JQZ6Y-1 genomic region, the following are encoded:
- a CDS encoding SDR family oxidoreductase, translated as MNITIIGANGQIGKLLTERLASHTEHQVTAVIRKPEQAEALEQFGAKTALADLEGTVDHLAEVIRGADAVVFAAGSGGSTGEDKTLLIDLDGAVKSMEAAEQEGISRFVLVSAMFSYDRTKWSDSIKPYYVAKHYADRMLEASSLNYTIVRPGGLLNDEGTGNIEIGEQLSEGGSIPRADVAELIAQLIDNKQTYRKGYDVISGSTPIADALKSL; from the coding sequence ATGAATATTACAATCATCGGAGCAAATGGACAAATTGGCAAGTTGCTGACCGAGCGACTTGCTTCTCATACCGAACATCAGGTGACAGCAGTGATCCGCAAGCCAGAGCAAGCGGAAGCATTAGAGCAATTTGGTGCGAAAACGGCACTGGCTGATCTGGAAGGCACTGTCGATCATCTAGCCGAGGTCATTCGGGGCGCGGATGCTGTCGTATTCGCAGCAGGCTCCGGCGGTAGTACTGGCGAGGATAAAACGCTACTGATCGATCTGGATGGCGCAGTGAAAAGTATGGAAGCAGCAGAGCAGGAAGGCATTTCGCGTTTTGTGCTAGTCAGCGCGATGTTCTCTTACGATCGTACCAAATGGTCGGATTCCATTAAGCCGTATTATGTTGCCAAGCACTATGCCGACCGTATGCTGGAAGCTAGTTCACTGAATTATACCATCGTGCGTCCGGGCGGTTTACTAAATGACGAAGGCACAGGCAATATCGAAATTGGCGAACAGCTGAGCGAAGGCGGTAGCATTCCGCGTGCGGATGTTGCTGAGCTAATTGCACAGTTGATCGACAACAAACAAACGTATCGCAAAGGCTATGATGTCATTTCCGGCTCTACCCCTATTGCGGACGCGTTGAAATCTCTGTAA
- a CDS encoding AbrB/MazE/SpoVT family DNA-binding domain-containing protein: MMKATGIVRKVDELGRVVIPIELRRIMNIDVKDGLEIFVDSDRIILKKYEPSCIFTGDTEDLVYFKGKLISRSVIDELTQIRNSQKS, from the coding sequence ATGATGAAGGCAACAGGTATTGTGAGAAAAGTGGACGAATTGGGCAGAGTTGTTATTCCAATCGAGCTTCGCCGTATTATGAATATCGATGTAAAAGATGGACTGGAAATTTTCGTGGATAGCGACCGTATTATTTTGAAAAAATACGAGCCTTCCTGCATTTTTACCGGTGATACGGAAGACCTTGTTTACTTTAAAGGTAAGCTGATCAGCCGCAGCGTCATTGATGAACTGACACAAATCCGTAATTCTCAAAAGAGCTAA
- a CDS encoding Gfo/Idh/MocA family protein gives MESVEVVRKRKRVALIGIGGIARKVYLPLLCGRSDVELVGVVSRSEATVRQTVEDYRLSHGSTQVSDIASWDVDAVFIHSPTETHYDTVTACLDYGLPVYVDKPLSYDMDEARAMTALAEAKGLLLAVGFNRRFAPLYMNAYAFLAEAGGFELCEISKHRTRLQSIPAKETVYDDLIHILDLLLWLGNDSYSVLARQLRRQGNGPLLHASGMLSLGNERYGQYSMVRSAGLDSEKLSLHGGGRSAEVINMEQLHLYEKGQLPQQQMFGSWETILERRGFAGVVDHFLDRLNAPEQCSIRADLVLDTHELAEQLTAGL, from the coding sequence ATGGAATCAGTAGAAGTCGTACGTAAACGCAAAAGGGTAGCTTTGATCGGAATCGGCGGGATTGCACGTAAAGTGTATTTGCCATTATTATGCGGGCGTTCGGATGTAGAGCTAGTTGGCGTCGTGAGTCGCTCAGAAGCGACGGTTCGCCAGACGGTAGAAGATTATCGTTTATCGCATGGCAGTACACAGGTCAGCGACATTGCTAGCTGGGATGTGGATGCAGTCTTTATTCATAGCCCTACGGAAACGCATTATGATACGGTCACTGCATGTCTGGACTATGGATTGCCAGTCTACGTAGACAAGCCATTATCGTATGATATGGATGAGGCGCGTGCTATGACAGCGCTCGCCGAAGCGAAAGGATTGCTGTTAGCAGTAGGCTTTAACCGTCGATTTGCTCCTTTATATATGAATGCGTATGCTTTTTTGGCAGAAGCGGGTGGATTTGAGTTGTGTGAGATTAGTAAGCATCGTACCCGATTACAAAGTATCCCTGCCAAAGAAACAGTATATGATGATCTAATCCATATTCTTGATCTGTTACTCTGGCTAGGCAATGATAGCTACAGTGTGCTAGCACGCCAGCTGCGTCGTCAGGGAAATGGACCATTGCTGCATGCTTCGGGTATGCTCTCACTTGGCAATGAGCGCTATGGTCAGTACAGCATGGTACGTAGCGCCGGATTGGATAGCGAAAAGCTGTCGCTGCATGGGGGCGGGCGCTCGGCGGAAGTGATCAATATGGAGCAGCTGCATTTGTATGAAAAGGGACAATTGCCGCAGCAGCAGATGTTTGGCAGCTGGGAGACCATTTTGGAGCGGCGCGGCTTTGCTGGAGTAGTGGATCATTTCCTAGATCGTCTCAATGCGCCGGAGCAGTGCAGCATTCGTGCGGATTTGGTATTGGATACACATGAGCTAGCAGAGCAGTTGACGGCTGGTTTATAA
- the hxlB gene encoding 6-phospho-3-hexuloisomerase has product MSTTPDISLHFRTVLRELEGTLAAIPAEQVEQLAQRILSARKIFTAGAGRSGLMAKALAMRLMQLGLDAYVVGETVTPRAGEGDLLIISSGSGETQGLKIMADKAVQAGVALAAVTIFPDSYIGQKASLVVQVPGSPKDPADKGSFETVQPMGSLFEQTILLLFDSLMLHLMSQKGGDTAAMFGNHANLE; this is encoded by the coding sequence ATGAGTACGACACCTGACATTTCGCTGCATTTCCGTACGGTGCTCCGCGAATTGGAAGGCACACTGGCAGCCATTCCTGCGGAACAGGTGGAGCAGTTAGCACAGCGTATTCTAAGCGCACGCAAAATCTTTACCGCAGGCGCAGGACGTTCTGGTCTGATGGCAAAAGCGCTAGCGATGCGACTCATGCAGCTTGGTCTAGACGCTTATGTCGTTGGTGAAACGGTGACTCCACGTGCTGGTGAAGGCGATCTGTTGATCATCTCCTCCGGCTCTGGGGAAACACAAGGCTTAAAAATTATGGCGGACAAAGCAGTACAAGCAGGAGTTGCACTGGCGGCAGTGACGATTTTCCCAGATTCCTATATTGGGCAAAAAGCGTCCCTCGTTGTACAAGTTCCGGGTTCGCCCAAAGACCCTGCGGATAAAGGTAGCTTTGAAACCGTACAGCCAATGGGTTCGCTATTTGAGCAAACGATCCTGCTGCTGTTTGATAGCCTGATGCTGCATCTGATGAGCCAAAAGGGCGGCGATACCGCAGCCATGTTCGGCAATCATGCAAATTTGGAGTAG
- a CDS encoding Gfo/Idh/MocA family protein yields the protein MQRMRAGLIGCGNISSIYFTNLQSSPVVEIVACADMVKERAEERAKEFGIENAFTSEEILKQDDIELIINLTIPAAHASVNLAALAAGKHVYAEKPFAVSLGDGKRTLEKAKEVGKRVGSAPDTFLGAGIETARKAIDDGLIGRPIAASAFMMGAGPESWHPDPEFFYAPGGGPMFDMGPYYLTALTSLLGSMTRVSSSTGIQIPDRKVHTGPKANSPIRVQTPTHLAGTIDFENGAIATLVTSFDIPGGSQLPRIEIYGTEGTLDIPDPNFFDGDVRLKRPGAESYEIVTPVFEPVSNERGKGLNEMISAIHDNRPHRASGELAFHVLEVMHAFQRSSLEGKHVIIESRAGYRQGNVY from the coding sequence GTGCAACGAATGAGAGCCGGATTAATCGGATGCGGCAATATTAGTTCTATTTACTTCACTAATCTGCAATCAAGTCCGGTTGTCGAAATTGTAGCCTGTGCCGACATGGTGAAGGAACGCGCGGAAGAACGGGCAAAAGAGTTTGGTATTGAAAACGCCTTCACCTCGGAAGAAATTCTCAAGCAGGATGATATTGAATTAATTATCAATCTGACCATTCCCGCAGCGCATGCGTCTGTTAATTTGGCAGCCCTTGCAGCTGGTAAGCATGTGTATGCTGAGAAGCCGTTCGCCGTTTCGCTGGGCGATGGCAAACGTACATTGGAAAAAGCGAAAGAAGTCGGTAAACGCGTCGGCAGTGCGCCGGATACATTCCTCGGAGCAGGAATCGAAACTGCACGCAAAGCGATTGATGACGGTCTGATCGGGCGTCCGATTGCCGCCTCTGCCTTTATGATGGGGGCTGGGCCCGAATCCTGGCATCCTGATCCTGAATTCTTCTATGCGCCGGGTGGGGGTCCAATGTTCGACATGGGACCATATTATTTGACCGCGCTTACAAGCTTACTTGGATCGATGACACGAGTTAGCTCGTCAACGGGCATTCAGATTCCTGATCGTAAAGTGCATACCGGACCAAAAGCAAACTCGCCGATTCGTGTACAAACGCCGACGCATCTAGCAGGCACGATTGATTTTGAAAATGGTGCGATTGCTACGCTAGTCACCAGCTTTGATATTCCGGGCGGCTCGCAACTACCACGTATTGAGATTTATGGTACTGAAGGCACGCTGGATATTCCTGATCCAAACTTTTTCGACGGTGACGTTCGTCTGAAGCGTCCAGGCGCAGAGAGCTACGAGATTGTTACACCGGTATTTGAGCCGGTCAGCAATGAGCGCGGCAAAGGGCTGAATGAGATGATATCTGCTATCCACGACAATCGCCCGCATCGCGCTAGCGGAGAACTGGCATTTCACGTCTTAGAAGTGATGCATGCGTTCCAGCGTTCTTCATTGGAAGGCAAGCATGTCATCATTGAGAGTCGTGCCGGTTATCGTCAGGGCAATGTGTATTAA
- a CDS encoding TerC family protein — protein sequence MEILTAEFWLALASIIMIDLVLAGDNAIVIGMAARNIPKENQKKVIIWGTVGAVIIRAIATLLVVYLLMVPGLHLLGGLALMYIAYKLLIEEQEDSDVSGSTRMWAAIRTIIIADAMMGLDNVLAVAGAAHGDTLLVIVGLAISIPVMVWCSTLIMKLMERFPWIIILGSAILAWTAAKMVMEESFISGYFANGFVKYGFEIVIVLAVILLGLRTKKKKEQSRAMSEPAL from the coding sequence ATGGAGATTTTGACAGCTGAATTTTGGCTGGCGCTGGCATCCATTATTATGATTGACTTGGTGCTTGCTGGCGACAATGCTATCGTCATCGGTATGGCGGCGCGCAACATCCCGAAGGAAAACCAGAAAAAGGTTATTATTTGGGGAACGGTAGGAGCAGTGATTATCCGCGCTATTGCGACGTTGTTGGTCGTCTACTTGTTAATGGTTCCGGGTCTGCACTTGCTTGGCGGATTGGCGTTAATGTATATCGCCTATAAGCTGTTGATTGAGGAGCAGGAGGATAGTGATGTATCTGGTAGCACACGCATGTGGGCGGCGATTCGTACCATTATTATCGCCGATGCGATGATGGGTCTGGATAATGTACTGGCAGTTGCCGGTGCTGCACACGGCGATACGTTGCTCGTTATCGTTGGTCTGGCAATCTCCATTCCAGTCATGGTCTGGTGTAGTACGCTGATCATGAAGCTGATGGAGCGATTCCCATGGATTATCATACTCGGTTCTGCCATCCTTGCTTGGACAGCAGCTAAGATGGTGATGGAAGAATCGTTTATTAGTGGTTATTTTGCCAATGGCTTTGTAAAATATGGATTTGAAATTGTTATCGTATTGGCGGTCATTTTACTCGGATTGCGTACGAAGAAGAAAAAAGAACAATCCCGTGCCATGAGCGAGCCAGCTCTGTAA
- a CDS encoding sugar phosphate isomerase/epimerase family protein, whose amino-acid sequence MLKVGLQLFTVREDLERDFEGTIEKIAQLGYQGVEFAGFYGRSADQINELLKKNNLEVVGSHTQYNDLLNDAQSLIDYNKAIGNKYIIVPYLSEEQRGNWPEIFANLRKFAEVCNQNDVVLLYHNHDFEFTEKIGDSTVFDALYSELPADLIQVELDTAWVQYSGYDPIEYIDKYAGRLPLVHWKDFKRTDDGIQMMELGEGEVPVARVADAADKAGAEWIIVEQDNSLQAPMQSIEQSINWVKSYGAKGGVVNV is encoded by the coding sequence ATGTTAAAAGTTGGATTGCAGCTGTTTACCGTACGTGAAGATCTGGAACGCGATTTTGAAGGTACGATTGAAAAGATTGCTCAACTCGGTTATCAAGGTGTAGAGTTTGCTGGATTTTACGGACGCAGTGCCGACCAAATTAACGAATTGCTGAAAAAGAACAATTTGGAAGTGGTCGGTTCCCATACGCAATACAATGATCTTCTGAATGACGCTCAATCGCTGATTGATTATAACAAAGCGATTGGTAACAAATATATTATTGTTCCTTATCTGTCTGAGGAGCAACGTGGCAATTGGCCAGAGATCTTTGCGAATCTGCGTAAGTTTGCAGAGGTTTGTAACCAGAACGATGTAGTTCTGCTGTATCACAACCATGATTTTGAATTTACAGAGAAGATCGGTGACAGCACTGTATTCGATGCTCTGTATTCCGAATTGCCTGCTGATCTGATTCAGGTAGAGCTGGATACAGCATGGGTACAGTATAGCGGTTACGATCCGATTGAATATATTGACAAATATGCTGGCCGTCTGCCGCTCGTACACTGGAAAGACTTCAAACGTACCGATGATGGTATTCAAATGATGGAGCTGGGTGAAGGCGAAGTGCCGGTTGCACGCGTCGCGGATGCTGCGGACAAAGCCGGAGCGGAATGGATCATTGTGGAACAGGACAACAGCCTGCAAGCTCCGATGCAAAGTATCGAGCAGAGTATCAATTGGGTGAAAAGCTATGGCGCCAAAGGAGGCGTCGTAAATGTCTAA
- a CDS encoding septation ring formation regulator EzrA, with protein MKKWGLSLLIVLMVTLCTGGHIHAATLPDKLGYVQDHAAMFSNTDKKQLKQEAQGNKLHFYILTIPTLDGQKPATYSKAVYKKWKLKSSDVLLVIAEQEHRIQIQFTNAPLADAMLDREYVDTDAKALKVIADRYFIPYAKEGDYAGGASNLMQGIRSYSKSLPDIQAVAPSASKKNQSGASSAAPLAASSAPKTSHADTSTNAAESSIAEESAHSYDPNSFGAMFGKIAAVVLLIGLIGLILFFMYWVGKRLYRMVKPRFVELPALQNRTMDLMTTAMRGLEQLRPFLDMTKGESGSLIRQADQQLSRVMVELNEQRPQLIKPWYWLFKRHALRQLLDETTNRLDRTEQEIQLHIGQVQKVAAAEKQALDQLQELEHTVTDLQQQLDRVQQQTGFPLDHLIEGMATIRQWKEAAEASRYQEPLKAAELTGYATNKSTELRKDVHDLPLYYSQMGEFAHKAEQVGHQVDSVIQQHGLLPSLHANEAVRQATNQLPLLQQWLEIGDMHSARNVWTEMNTLLEQSVQRVQQQVEWKQHIEEQLPLLEGRLSNLKGTTVSLEQEWQAIENRYRSYLWEEEKQQFRRMVSGLQHGDNQIRHLKVLIRPERQAYEEASEVLNELKQLAEQSQYVMRGNRESFQRWQQEEQHVRTSFQHADELWNSMNDMLQSSGLIWRRRNQLWSQYNQIQELRASLQSLFDDGRLDLQLLTDQVASYDSMIRNLDQQLRDLLQQRNTLHSRANAVASDYKHALRGARSFMNRRQRAAYDHDYDLYWGRYSECMNEGRYESADEPLRRIRSLIDDLLSITHSGKEAQRRARIQAHNARLERNRHRVNHRPSSSAGFWSAPSSSSRREESSSGGSNWSSNRDSSGGSNWSDNSSSGGSSSDNTSGDSSGGSNW; from the coding sequence ATGAAAAAATGGGGACTTAGTCTGCTGATCGTGCTGATGGTTACACTCTGCACAGGCGGACATATTCACGCTGCCACGCTACCTGACAAGCTAGGCTATGTACAGGATCATGCAGCAATGTTCAGTAATACCGACAAAAAGCAATTAAAGCAAGAAGCACAGGGCAATAAGCTACACTTTTATATTTTGACGATTCCTACGCTAGATGGTCAGAAGCCAGCTACATATTCCAAAGCGGTATATAAAAAATGGAAGCTAAAAAGCAGTGATGTCTTACTTGTCATTGCCGAGCAGGAGCATCGTATTCAAATTCAGTTTACCAATGCGCCGTTGGCAGATGCGATGCTGGACAGAGAATATGTAGATACCGATGCCAAAGCACTCAAAGTCATCGCTGATCGGTACTTTATTCCGTATGCCAAGGAAGGCGATTATGCAGGCGGTGCATCCAATCTGATGCAGGGCATTCGCAGCTATAGCAAAAGCTTGCCGGATATTCAAGCTGTCGCTCCATCTGCATCCAAAAAGAATCAGTCCGGTGCAAGCTCTGCTGCACCATTAGCTGCGTCGTCAGCACCGAAGACGAGTCATGCCGATACTTCTACAAACGCAGCAGAATCTTCGATTGCTGAAGAATCAGCACATTCATATGATCCGAATAGCTTCGGTGCCATGTTTGGTAAAATCGCAGCTGTGGTATTGTTGATCGGATTGATTGGTCTGATTCTGTTTTTCATGTATTGGGTGGGGAAGCGGCTGTATCGCATGGTTAAGCCGCGTTTTGTCGAGCTACCAGCATTGCAAAATCGGACGATGGACCTGATGACAACAGCGATGCGCGGATTAGAGCAGCTACGTCCTTTTTTGGATATGACAAAAGGAGAGAGCGGATCATTGATCCGTCAGGCAGATCAGCAATTAAGCCGAGTCATGGTCGAGCTGAATGAGCAGCGTCCACAGTTGATCAAGCCATGGTACTGGCTGTTTAAGCGTCATGCATTGCGTCAGCTACTGGATGAGACAACGAATCGTCTGGACAGAACAGAGCAGGAGATTCAACTTCATATCGGTCAGGTACAAAAAGTAGCTGCTGCCGAGAAGCAGGCATTGGATCAATTGCAGGAGCTAGAGCATACGGTCACTGATCTACAACAGCAACTAGATCGTGTTCAGCAGCAAACCGGATTTCCACTTGATCATTTGATCGAGGGTATGGCGACTATTCGTCAATGGAAGGAAGCTGCTGAAGCTTCGCGTTATCAAGAGCCGTTAAAAGCTGCCGAATTAACAGGCTATGCAACCAATAAAAGTACAGAGCTGCGCAAGGATGTGCATGATTTGCCTCTTTATTACAGTCAAATGGGTGAGTTTGCGCATAAAGCAGAGCAGGTTGGTCATCAGGTGGACAGCGTGATCCAGCAGCATGGCTTACTGCCATCCCTGCATGCCAACGAAGCGGTACGGCAAGCAACAAATCAATTGCCGTTGTTGCAACAATGGTTGGAGATCGGCGATATGCATTCTGCCCGTAACGTATGGACAGAGATGAATACATTGCTGGAACAATCCGTGCAGCGGGTACAGCAGCAGGTCGAATGGAAGCAGCATATTGAAGAGCAATTACCTTTACTCGAAGGCAGGCTGTCCAATCTGAAGGGTACGACAGTATCCTTGGAACAGGAGTGGCAGGCGATAGAGAATCGGTATCGCTCTTATCTATGGGAAGAGGAAAAGCAGCAATTTAGACGTATGGTGTCTGGTCTTCAGCATGGCGACAATCAGATTCGTCACCTCAAGGTACTGATTCGTCCAGAGCGTCAGGCATATGAGGAAGCTAGTGAGGTGTTAAATGAGCTAAAGCAGCTAGCGGAACAATCGCAATATGTCATGCGCGGCAATCGAGAAAGCTTTCAACGCTGGCAGCAAGAGGAGCAGCATGTTCGCACATCGTTTCAACATGCGGATGAGTTATGGAATTCTATGAACGATATGCTGCAAAGCAGCGGTCTGATCTGGCGTCGGCGCAATCAGCTATGGAGTCAGTACAATCAGATTCAAGAGCTGCGCGCTTCGTTGCAATCGCTGTTTGACGATGGACGATTGGATTTGCAGCTGCTGACAGATCAGGTAGCCAGTTACGACAGTATGATTCGCAATCTGGATCAACAACTGCGAGATTTGCTGCAACAACGCAATACATTACATTCGCGTGCCAATGCTGTGGCATCCGATTATAAGCATGCTCTTCGCGGAGCGCGTTCATTTATGAATCGACGTCAGCGAGCGGCATATGATCATGATTACGACTTGTATTGGGGACGCTACAGCGAATGTATGAATGAGGGGCGTTACGAGTCAGCAGATGAGCCACTGCGTCGCATTCGATCTCTGATCGATGATTTGCTGTCTATTACTCATTCAGGCAAAGAGGCGCAGCGTCGTGCGCGTATTCAGGCACACAATGCTCGATTGGAGCGTAACCGTCATCGAGTCAATCATCGCCCTTCTAGTTCCGCTGGCTTTTGGAGTGCGCCTTCTAGTTCCAGCCGCCGTGAAGAGAGTTCCAGCGGTGGCTCCAATTGGAGCAGTAATCGAGATTCCAGTGGCGGCTCGAACTGGTCCGATAACAGCTCCAGTGGTGGTTCAAGCAGTGATAACACGAGCGGAGATTCATCCGGCGGATCGAATTGGTAA
- the msrA gene encoding peptide-methionine (S)-S-oxide reductase MsrA — translation MTESRHEKATFAGGCFWCMVTPFEELPGIVSIRSGYTGGHTENPTYEEVCTETTGHAEAVQIVFDPTIFPYTKLLELFWQQIDPTDAGGQFYDRGSSYRTGIFYHTEEQRELAEQSKKDLQASGRFDKPIATTIEPAQTFYEAETYHQDYHKKNPGHYKRYRKGSGRDAFIEKHWSKTVDKQELKQRLNDMQFKVTQQNGTEPAFQNEFWDHHGEGIYVDIVSGEPLFSSTDKYDSGCGWPSFTRPLRDYHVKENMDLSHFMVRTEVRSREADSHLGHVFDDGPGPNGLRYCINSAALRFVPKEDLDAEGYSEYKALFQ, via the coding sequence ATGACTGAATCTCGTCACGAAAAAGCAACATTTGCTGGTGGATGTTTTTGGTGCATGGTAACACCATTTGAGGAATTGCCAGGTATTGTTAGTATCCGTTCCGGCTATACAGGGGGGCATACCGAGAACCCGACGTATGAAGAAGTATGTACGGAAACAACGGGTCATGCGGAAGCTGTACAGATCGTATTCGATCCAACCATTTTCCCTTATACCAAATTACTAGAACTATTCTGGCAGCAAATTGACCCAACGGATGCAGGTGGACAATTTTATGACCGTGGTTCTTCGTACCGTACTGGCATCTTCTATCATACCGAAGAACAACGTGAACTGGCAGAGCAATCCAAAAAAGATCTGCAAGCTAGCGGACGCTTTGACAAGCCAATTGCTACTACCATTGAGCCTGCTCAAACGTTCTACGAAGCGGAAACGTATCACCAAGATTATCATAAAAAAAATCCGGGTCATTACAAACGCTATCGTAAAGGCTCCGGTCGCGATGCCTTTATTGAAAAACACTGGTCCAAAACGGTAGATAAACAGGAGCTGAAACAGCGCCTAAACGATATGCAATTCAAAGTAACTCAGCAAAATGGCACGGAGCCTGCGTTCCAGAATGAGTTCTGGGATCATCATGGTGAAGGTATCTACGTGGACATCGTATCCGGCGAGCCGCTGTTCAGCTCAACTGACAAATACGATTCCGGCTGTGGCTGGCCTAGCTTTACCCGTCCACTGCGCGATTATCATGTAAAAGAAAATATGGACTTGAGCCACTTTATGGTTCGCACCGAGGTACGTAGCCGCGAAGCGGACTCCCATCTCGGTCACGTATTCGACGATGGTCCCGGTCCAAACGGACTGCGCTATTGCATTAACTCCGCTGCCCTTCGTTTTGTACCAAAAGAGGATCTGGATGCAGAAGGTTATAGCGAATACAAAGCATTGTTCCAATAA
- the hxlA gene encoding 3-hexulose-6-phosphate synthase has translation MELQLALDLVNIPEGIALVKEVEPFIDIVEIGTPIVINEGLHAVKAMKEAFPNLKVLADLKIMDAGGYEIMKASEAGADIITVLGASNDLTIKGCVDEAKKQGRKVLVDMINVKDIASRAKELDELGVDYICVHTGYDGQAAGQSPFADLATIKSVVKQAKTAVAGGIKLDTLPEVIKANPDLVIVGGGITSQDDKAATASQFRDLIAQA, from the coding sequence ATGGAACTGCAACTCGCATTGGACTTAGTCAACATCCCTGAAGGCATCGCACTGGTTAAAGAAGTGGAGCCTTTTATCGATATCGTAGAAATTGGTACACCTATCGTTATTAACGAAGGACTGCATGCAGTCAAAGCTATGAAAGAAGCGTTCCCGAACCTGAAAGTACTAGCTGACCTGAAAATTATGGATGCTGGTGGTTATGAAATCATGAAAGCTTCTGAAGCAGGCGCAGACATCATCACTGTACTGGGTGCAAGTAATGACCTGACCATCAAAGGCTGTGTCGATGAAGCGAAAAAACAAGGACGCAAAGTATTGGTCGATATGATCAATGTAAAAGACATCGCTTCCCGTGCCAAAGAACTGGACGAGCTGGGCGTAGATTACATCTGTGTACACACTGGTTATGACGGTCAAGCAGCGGGTCAAAGCCCATTCGCTGATCTGGCAACAATCAAAAGCGTTGTGAAACAAGCAAAAACAGCTGTAGCTGGTGGCATCAAGCTGGATACACTGCCAGAAGTAATCAAAGCCAACCCGGATCTGGTTATCGTAGGTGGCGGTATCACTAGCCAGGACGACAAAGCAGCAACAGCTTCCCAATTCCGCGATCTGATCGCACAGGCGTAA
- a CDS encoding AraC family transcriptional regulator, whose product MDGHGEDCKVYTAGYSFHRKPFYMNEPDGIHNYLFRLQTEGSCQLRCDGELVHVETGELHMYDPNEPYELRIGDTLDSTGKRAIESGDYHIFFGGPWVDEWWTQNKRPCKIKIPLTDNIMDLMRQIAMEKRRIDNPNPEISSHYMKILCLSVDRYLAEQPVGAPRTYLAYQIKSYIEENAASTFKLEDVALHIGISVSRAVHLFKEAFDTTIMQYALDVRLNMAQERIMFSPMPLEEVAESSGFANYTYFHRVFRSRFGMSPKEFRLSKREPIT is encoded by the coding sequence ATGGATGGACACGGAGAAGATTGCAAAGTATATACCGCAGGGTACTCCTTTCACCGGAAGCCCTTTTATATGAATGAGCCGGATGGCATTCACAACTATCTGTTCCGTCTGCAAACGGAAGGCAGCTGTCAATTGCGCTGCGATGGTGAGTTAGTTCATGTGGAGACGGGAGAATTACATATGTATGACCCGAATGAACCTTATGAGCTGCGAATCGGTGATACGCTTGATTCTACGGGCAAAAGAGCAATAGAAAGCGGAGATTATCACATTTTTTTCGGCGGTCCTTGGGTAGACGAATGGTGGACACAGAACAAACGCCCATGCAAAATTAAAATCCCGCTGACCGATAATATTATGGATCTGATGCGTCAGATTGCGATGGAGAAACGTCGGATTGATAACCCCAATCCTGAAATCTCTAGTCACTATATGAAGATCCTATGCCTGTCTGTGGATCGTTATCTAGCCGAGCAGCCTGTCGGCGCACCGCGCACTTATCTGGCTTATCAAATCAAGAGTTATATCGAGGAAAATGCAGCCTCAACGTTTAAATTAGAGGATGTTGCGCTTCATATTGGCATTAGCGTATCACGTGCCGTTCATCTGTTCAAAGAGGCGTTTGATACAACGATTATGCAATATGCGCTTGATGTACGTCTGAATATGGCACAGGAGCGAATTATGTTCAGCCCTATGCCGCTGGAAGAAGTCGCAGAATCCTCGGGCTTTGCGAATTATACGTATTTTCATCGGGTATTTCGCTCCCGTTTCGGCATGTCACCGAAAGAATTTCGACTATCCAAGCGCGAGCCTATTACATGA
- a CDS encoding winged helix-turn-helix transcriptional regulator — MRERIFNCEKELTLSVIGGKWKMLILWHLGKTGTKRFGELKSLIPGITQRMLVSQLRELEEDLIIHREVYPVVPPKVEYSLTEIGESLMPILDAMYSWGQNYMKVAEIEPVEIKPAMWN; from the coding sequence ATGCGTGAACGGATATTTAATTGCGAAAAGGAATTGACACTTTCAGTCATTGGTGGCAAATGGAAGATGCTGATTTTATGGCATTTGGGCAAAACAGGCACGAAGCGCTTTGGCGAACTAAAATCGCTCATTCCGGGTATTACGCAGCGTATGCTGGTTAGCCAATTACGTGAGCTGGAGGAAGATCTGATCATTCACCGCGAAGTGTACCCTGTGGTTCCGCCCAAAGTAGAATATTCATTGACCGAGATTGGCGAGAGCCTGATGCCGATTCTGGATGCGATGTACAGCTGGGGGCAGAATTATATGAAAGTAGCCGAAATTGAACCAGTAGAAATCAAGCCAGCGATGTGGAACTAA